A section of the Humulus lupulus chromosome 2, drHumLupu1.1, whole genome shotgun sequence genome encodes:
- the LOC133819780 gene encoding putative F-box protein PP2-B12, with product MDTEPQKRQQASGVTKRQSMEVLDRRLTTNLDTLPESCVSLILSLTTPKDASRSSAVSTWLHSAAQSDVVWEHFLPSDYADIILRSTSALIFSSKKDLFLRLSLSPVLLDDGNNSIVLNRLTGNKSCMIGPRKLAIAWAGSRRYWNWIPLSHSRFGEVIHLRNVCWLDISGKIEKKMLSPNTNYAAYLVYNIAFGFQGLEFVRVSMRFLGPEGVLVDENPEFDVNLGSMNEDEGDRGRLKQGEDGWLELKVGEFFNGEEDDNGGSVETCLKETRVLNWKSGLVVLGIDFRPNPD from the exons ATGGATACGGAACCACAAAAACGACAACAAGCAAGTGGAGTTACAAAACGACAATCGATGGAAGTATTAGACCGTCGTTTGACGACGAACCTTGATACCTTACCGGAGAGTTGCGTCAGTCTCATACTATCCCTCACTACACCCAAAGACGCCAGCCGATCCTCCGCCGTCTCCACCTGGCTCCACTCCGCCGCCCAATCCGACGTCGTTTGGGAACACTTCCTTCCCTCCGATTACGCCGACATCATTTTGAGGTCAACTTCGGCCTTGATCTTCTCCTCCAAGAAGGACCTCTTCCTCCGCCTAAGTCTCTCCCCTGTTCTCCTCGACGACGGCAATAAC AGTATTGTACTGAATAGACTCACCGGGAACAAGAGTTGCATGATTGGACCTAGAAAATTGGCCATAGCTTGGGCTGGAAGTCGGCGTTACTGGAATTGGATTCCTCTTTCTCACTCCAG ATTCGGTGAAGTGATTCATCTCCGGAACGTGTGCTGGCTTGACATAAGCGGGAAAATCGAGAAGAAAATGCTATCCCCAAACACGAACTACGCGGCTTACTTGGTGTACAACATAGCGTTTGGCTTCCAGGGACTGGAATTCGTGCGAGTTTCGATGAGATTCCTTGGGCCGGAAGGAGTCCTGGTCGACGAGAATCCGGAATTCGATGTGAATTTGGGATCAATGAATGAAGATGAAGGTGACCGAGGAAGGCTGAAGCAAGGAGAGGATGGGTGGTTGGAGCTGAAGGTGGGAGAGTTCTTCAATGGCGAAGAAGACGATAATGGAGGTTCTGTGGAGACGTGTCTGAAGGAGACGAGAGTACTCAACTGGAAATCTGGTCTTGTGGTTCTAGGCATTGATTTTCGCCCCAAtccagattaa
- the LOC133815692 gene encoding uncharacterized protein LOC133815692, with amino-acid sequence MTETRSSIRNLEMQVGQLANMLNTRPQGNLPSNTVVNPKEQCQAITLRSGKEIEGPSLKGTQEKKVVEEESDEKVEPQVEEKVTEGLATKEKFQLVVVDSNVKIPYPQRLRKNFLDKQFSKFLEVFKKLHINIPFAEALEQMPSYVKFMKDILSKKRRLEDFETMALTEECSAILQRKLPQKLQDPGSFTIPCTIGKFECKHALCDLGASINLMPLSVFWKLGLGEAKPTTITLQLADRSIKHPRGVIEDVLVKVEKFIFPADFIVLDMEEDTTVPIILGRPFSTTGQALIDVQKGELRLRVQGEEVVFNVFKAMSYPRASDSCFNVDVIDEVVSKKRITNDPLELALALGVDNEEEDLETHEYVKWINSYGPYYKKIFEELGQVPERPIPSIEKPPVLELKSLPEHLCYVYLGEKETLPVIISSLLSKGEVEKLLRVLRAHKRAIGWTLADIRGISPSTVMHKILMEEDSKPSIVAQRRLNSSTKDVVRKQILNWLDAGVVYPISYSAWVSPIQVVPKK; translated from the coding sequence ATGACTGAGACTAGATCTTCCATCAGAAATTTGGAGATGCAAGTggggcagttggccaatatgttGAATACTAGGCCTCAAGGGAATTTGCCTAGCAATACTGTGGTAAATCCTAAGGAGCAATGCCAAGCTAtcactctgaggagtgggaaaGAAATTGAGGGTCCTTCTTTAAAAGGGACTCAAGAAAAAAAGGTTGTAGAAGAGGAGAGTGATGAAAAAGTTGAGCCCCAAGTGGAGGAAAAGGTTACTGAAGGCCTTGCAACCAAGGAGAAGTTTCAACTGGTAGTTGTTGATTCTAATGTCAAAATCCCATATCCACAACGACTCCGGAAGAATTTCCTTGATAAACAATTCTcaaagtttcttgaggtgtttaaaaagcttcaCATTAACATCCCATTTGCTGAGGCTTTGGAGCAAATGCCGAGTTATGTAAAATTCATGAAAGATATTTTATCGAAGAAGCGAAGGTTGGAAGACTTTGAGACAatggcacttactgaggagtgcagtgcaATTCTACAAAGGAAGCTCCCACAAAAGCTTCAAGATCCGGGGAGTTTTACTATCCCTTGTACTATAGGGAAATTTGAATGCAAACATGCTCTTTGTGATCTAGGAGCAAGTATCAATCTCATGCCTCTATCTGTTTTTTGGAAGCTTGGTCTTGGTGAGGCAAAGCCTACTACTATTACTCTACAACTCGCGGATCGATCGATCAAGCACCCAAGGGGAGTTATTGAAGATGTGTTAGTCAAGGTTGAAAAGTTTATTTTTCCAGCGGATTTCATTGTTCTAGATATGGAGGAGGATACAACGGTTCCCATTATTCTTGGGAGACCATTCTCTACTACTGGGCAAGCCCTTATTGATGTGCAAAAGGGTGAGTTGAGGTTGAGAGTTCAAGGGGAAGAAGTGGTCTTTAATGTATTTAAGGCAATGTCTTATCCAAGAGCAAGTGATAGTTGCTTTAATGTTGATGTGATTGATGAGGTGGTTTCGAAAAAGAGGATTACTAATGATCCTCTTGAATTGGCTTTGGCGTTGGGTGTTGATAATGAAGAGGAGGATTTGGAGACTCATGAGTATGTGAAATGGATCAATTCTTATGGTCCATATTACAAGAAAATTTTTGAAGAATTGGGGCAGGTGCCTGAGCGCCCCATACCATCTATTGAGAAGCCTCCAGTCCTTGAGTTGAAGTCTTTACCGGAGCATCTTTGTTATGTGTACTTGGGGGAGAAAGAAACGCTGCCGGTTATTATATCTTCATTGCTTTCAAAAGGTGAAGTAGAAAAACTTTTGAGGGTGTTGAGGGCTCATAAACGTGCTATTGGGTGGACTTTGGCTGATATTCGAGGAATTAGTCCTTCAACAGTTATGCACAAAATTCTTATGGAAGAAGATAGTAAACCTTCCATTGTAGCTCAAAGAAGGCTGAATTCCTCTACGAAGGATGTTGTTCGGAAACAAATACTTAACTGGTTGGATGCAGGGGTAGTATATCCTATTTCTTACAGTGCTTGGGTGAGCCCTATTCAAGTGGTGCCTAAAAAATGA